In the Leifsonia sp. 466MF genome, one interval contains:
- the rsmI gene encoding 16S rRNA (cytidine(1402)-2'-O)-methyltransferase — protein sequence MIILAATPIGNLGDASRRLVEVLSAATVVAAEDTRVAQRLLAGLGVENRPRLIALHDHNERDRAAELVELARDQDVVLLSDAGMPTVSDPGFHLVEAAAAAGVGVTALPGPSAVLTALAVSGLPTDRFTFEGFLPRKQGERLSTLRAVAAEPRTMVFFESPNRLAASLGDIATALGADRRVVVCRELTKLYEEVRRGTAAELAAWAAEGVRGEIVVVVAGAPARAADPEAAVQQVLALVASGTRLKDAAAEVAEATGLGKRDLYQAALERRR from the coding sequence ATGATCATCCTCGCCGCGACTCCGATCGGCAATCTCGGCGACGCGTCGCGGCGGCTGGTGGAGGTGCTGTCCGCGGCGACGGTGGTCGCGGCGGAGGACACCCGGGTCGCCCAGCGGCTGCTGGCGGGCCTCGGCGTCGAGAACCGCCCGCGGCTGATCGCCCTGCACGACCACAACGAGCGGGATCGGGCAGCGGAGCTCGTGGAGCTGGCGCGCGATCAGGATGTGGTGCTGCTCTCCGACGCCGGGATGCCCACGGTGTCCGACCCCGGATTCCACCTGGTCGAGGCGGCCGCCGCGGCGGGGGTGGGCGTGACGGCGCTGCCCGGGCCGTCGGCCGTGCTGACTGCGCTCGCCGTCTCCGGCCTCCCGACCGACCGCTTCACCTTCGAGGGTTTCCTCCCGCGCAAGCAGGGGGAGCGGCTGTCCACCCTGCGGGCGGTCGCCGCCGAGCCGCGGACCATGGTGTTCTTCGAGTCGCCGAACCGGCTCGCCGCCTCCCTCGGCGACATCGCGACGGCGCTCGGCGCCGACCGGCGCGTCGTCGTCTGCCGCGAGCTGACGAAGCTCTACGAAGAGGTGCGTCGAGGCACCGCGGCGGAACTGGCCGCCTGGGCGGCCGAGGGCGTGCGCGGAGAGATCGTCGTCGTCGTCGCCGGCGCTCCGGCGCGGGCGGCCGACCCCGAAGCGGCGGTGCAGCAGGTGCTCGCGCTGGTCGCCTCGGGCACGCGGCTGAAGGATGCGGCGGCCGAGGTCGCCGAGGCGACGGGCCTCGGGAAGCGCGACCTCTACCAGGCCGCCCTCGAACGGCGCCGCTGA
- the metG gene encoding methionine--tRNA ligase, whose translation MSDGSSFYITTPIFYVNDVPHIGHAYTEVAADVLARWHRQAGDDTWLLTGTDEHGQKILRTATANGTTPKQWADKLVTEEWLPLLDTVDIANDDFIRTTDERHEVNVQKFLQKLYDDGYIYAGEYEALYCVGCEEFKPQSEIVDGTGEYEGQKVCAIHSKPLELLQEKNYFFRMSQFADRLLSLYEERPDFVQPESARNEVVSFVRQGLSDLSISRSSFDWGIKVPWDESHVVYVWFDALLNYITAVGYGQDDEEFARRWPANHLVGKDILRFHAVIWPAMLMAAGLEVPKRVFGHGWLLVGGEKMSKSKLTGIAPTQITDTFGSDAFRYYFMRAINFGQDGSFSWEDLAARYQAELANGFGNLASRVIAMVTRYFEGIVPPAGEYREVDLHVQEVVRTAAADADAAISRLAIHDALTAIWRIVDELNGYITEQEPWTLAKDEAKRERLGTVLYTAAEGLRSLAVLLSPVIPAATGKLWESLGVAGELGALDAQPLRTAGDWGQLPAGTEVNGLEALFPRIDAEAVAAV comes from the coding sequence ATGTCCGACGGCTCTTCCTTCTACATCACCACGCCGATCTTCTACGTGAATGATGTCCCGCACATCGGGCATGCCTACACGGAGGTCGCGGCCGACGTCCTCGCCCGCTGGCACCGCCAGGCCGGCGACGACACCTGGCTGCTCACCGGCACCGACGAGCACGGGCAGAAGATCCTGCGCACGGCGACCGCCAACGGCACCACGCCGAAGCAATGGGCCGACAAGCTGGTCACCGAGGAGTGGCTGCCGCTGCTCGACACCGTCGACATCGCCAACGACGACTTCATCCGCACCACCGACGAGCGGCACGAGGTCAACGTCCAGAAGTTCCTGCAGAAGCTCTACGACGACGGCTACATCTACGCCGGCGAGTACGAGGCGCTGTACTGCGTGGGCTGCGAGGAGTTCAAGCCGCAGAGCGAGATCGTCGACGGCACGGGGGAGTACGAGGGTCAGAAGGTCTGCGCCATCCACTCCAAGCCGCTCGAGCTGCTGCAGGAGAAGAACTACTTCTTCCGGATGAGCCAGTTCGCCGACCGTCTGCTGTCGCTCTACGAGGAGCGCCCGGACTTCGTGCAGCCCGAGTCGGCCCGCAATGAGGTGGTCAGCTTCGTGCGTCAGGGGCTGAGCGACCTGTCCATCTCGCGATCGAGCTTCGACTGGGGCATCAAGGTGCCGTGGGACGAGTCGCACGTCGTCTACGTGTGGTTCGACGCGCTGCTCAACTACATCACCGCCGTTGGCTACGGGCAGGACGACGAGGAGTTCGCCCGCCGCTGGCCCGCCAATCACCTGGTCGGCAAAGACATCCTGCGGTTCCACGCGGTCATCTGGCCCGCCATGCTGATGGCAGCCGGCCTCGAGGTGCCGAAGCGCGTGTTCGGTCACGGCTGGCTGCTCGTGGGCGGCGAGAAGATGTCCAAGTCCAAGCTGACGGGCATCGCGCCGACGCAGATCACCGATACGTTCGGCTCCGACGCGTTCCGCTACTACTTCATGCGCGCCATCAACTTCGGGCAGGACGGCTCGTTCAGCTGGGAGGATCTGGCGGCCAGGTATCAGGCCGAGCTCGCCAACGGCTTCGGCAACCTGGCGTCGCGCGTGATCGCGATGGTGACGCGGTACTTCGAGGGCATCGTGCCGCCGGCGGGCGAGTACCGGGAGGTCGACCTGCACGTGCAGGAGGTCGTCCGCACCGCGGCGGCCGACGCCGATGCGGCGATCTCGCGGCTGGCGATCCACGACGCCCTGACGGCGATCTGGCGGATCGTCGACGAGCTCAACGGCTACATCACCGAGCAGGAGCCGTGGACCCTGGCGAAAGATGAGGCCAAGCGCGAGCGCCTCGGCACCGTGCTCTACACGGCGGCCGAGGGGCTGCGGTCCCTCGCCGTGCTGCTGTCGCCGGTGATCCCGGCCGCGACCGGAAAGCTGTGGGAGTCGCTCGGTGTCGCCGGCGAGCTGGGCGCGCTCGACGCGCAGCCGCTCCGGACGGCGGGCGACTGGGGTCAGCTGCCGGCCGGCACGGAGGTCAATGGTCTCGAGGCGCTGTTCCCGCGGATCGACGCGGAGGCGGTCGCCGCGGTATGA
- a CDS encoding TatD family hydrolase, whose protein sequence is MTDPSFVRQRHVTDGRDLSYPPLPEALTVPVYDNHTHLEIADGEQPLDYREQLDRASSVGVRGVVQVGNDVETSRWSAETAAVEPRMLAAVALHPNDAPDYDERGELDDALGVIAELAGRPRVRAVGETGLDFFRTEEGPRRDAQFRSFEAHIEIAKQNDIALQIHDRDAHAAVVATLKRVGAPERTVFHCFSGDVELARICADNGWYMSFAGNVTFKNAPNLRAALEAAPRHLVMVETDAPFLTPMPFRGRPNAPYLIPHTLRAMAEVMGTDASTLAAQINSNTELVYGRWDSEPVGPPPTTPIGIIA, encoded by the coding sequence ATGACGGACCCGTCGTTCGTCCGGCAGCGGCACGTCACCGACGGCCGCGACCTCAGCTACCCTCCGCTGCCCGAGGCGCTGACCGTTCCCGTCTACGACAACCACACGCACCTCGAGATCGCCGACGGCGAGCAGCCGCTCGACTACCGCGAGCAGCTGGACCGCGCGTCCAGCGTGGGCGTGCGAGGGGTCGTCCAGGTGGGCAACGACGTCGAGACGTCCCGGTGGTCGGCCGAGACGGCTGCCGTCGAGCCGCGGATGCTGGCCGCCGTCGCGCTGCACCCGAACGACGCGCCGGACTACGACGAACGCGGAGAGCTGGATGACGCCCTCGGCGTGATCGCCGAGCTCGCAGGTCGGCCGCGGGTCCGCGCTGTCGGCGAGACCGGACTCGACTTCTTCCGCACGGAGGAGGGGCCCCGGCGTGACGCGCAGTTCCGGTCGTTCGAGGCCCACATCGAGATCGCGAAGCAGAACGACATCGCGCTGCAGATCCACGACCGCGACGCGCACGCGGCCGTCGTCGCCACGCTGAAGCGGGTCGGAGCCCCCGAGCGGACCGTGTTCCACTGCTTCTCGGGCGATGTCGAGCTGGCCCGCATCTGCGCCGACAACGGCTGGTACATGTCGTTCGCGGGCAACGTCACCTTCAAGAACGCGCCCAACCTCCGTGCCGCCCTCGAGGCGGCCCCGCGCCACCTGGTGATGGTGGAGACGGACGCCCCCTTCCTCACGCCGATGCCGTTCCGCGGCCGCCCGAATGCGCCGTATCTCATCCCGCACACCCTCCGGGCGATGGCCGAGGTGATGGGAACGGACGCCTCGACCCTCGCCGCGCAGATCAACTCCAACACGGAGCTCGTGTACGGCCGGTGGGACAGCGAGCCCGTCGGACCGCCGCCGACCACTCCCATCGGGATCATCGCGTGA
- the rsmA gene encoding 16S rRNA (adenine(1518)-N(6)/adenine(1519)-N(6))-dimethyltransferase RsmA, producing the protein MTELRLLGPAEIRDLAELLDVTPTKKLGQNFVIDANTVRRIVRVAEVQAGDSVVEIGPGLGSLTLGLLEAGADVVAVEIDGRLAAQLPTTVAQLAPDAAPHLTVVHRDALAITELPVDPVRLVANLPYNVSVPVLLHFLEHFPSLRSGVVMVQAEVGHRIAAQPGSKVYGAPSVKAAWYGTWRTAGSVSRQIFWPVPNVDSVLVAFERRDDPPGDEQLRLRTFALVDAAFQQRRKTLRQALAPVYGDPASAEAALLAAGISPSLRGEQLALADFARLAAASAE; encoded by the coding sequence GTGACCGAGCTCCGGCTGCTCGGCCCGGCGGAGATCCGCGACCTCGCTGAGCTGCTCGACGTCACCCCGACGAAGAAGCTCGGCCAGAACTTCGTCATCGACGCCAATACCGTCCGTCGGATCGTCCGCGTCGCCGAGGTCCAGGCGGGAGACAGCGTCGTAGAGATCGGCCCCGGGCTCGGATCCCTCACCCTCGGCCTGCTCGAGGCTGGAGCGGACGTGGTGGCCGTCGAGATCGACGGTCGGCTCGCCGCGCAGCTGCCCACGACGGTGGCCCAGCTGGCGCCGGATGCCGCCCCGCACCTGACCGTGGTGCATCGGGACGCCCTCGCCATCACCGAGCTTCCGGTCGATCCCGTGCGCCTCGTCGCGAACCTTCCCTACAACGTCTCGGTTCCGGTGCTCCTGCACTTCCTGGAGCACTTCCCGAGCCTCCGCTCCGGCGTCGTGATGGTGCAGGCCGAGGTCGGGCACCGGATCGCCGCGCAGCCCGGCTCCAAGGTCTACGGCGCCCCGAGCGTGAAGGCCGCCTGGTACGGCACCTGGCGCACCGCCGGTTCCGTCAGCCGCCAGATCTTCTGGCCGGTGCCGAACGTCGACTCGGTCCTCGTCGCCTTCGAGCGGCGTGACGACCCGCCGGGCGACGAGCAGCTCCGTCTCCGCACCTTCGCCCTCGTCGACGCCGCCTTCCAGCAGCGCCGCAAGACGCTCCGCCAGGCCCTCGCCCCGGTCTACGGCGACCCCGCGTCGGCGGAGGCGGCTCTGCTGGCGGCGGGCATCTCTCCGTCCCTCCGCGGCGAGCAGCTCGCCCTGGCCGACTTCGCACGCCTGGCGGCTGCGAGCGCGGAGTAG
- a CDS encoding 4-(cytidine 5'-diphospho)-2-C-methyl-D-erythritol kinase: MVDAWDVDGVHVRAPGKINVFMRVGAVMEDGYHDVATAYQAVSLYEDVRAYHADDFSVSFGGSVDTSGLPRDESNLAIKAARLLAKRTGYSSGVRLEIDKHVPIAGGMGGGSADAAATLVACDTLWGTELGREELLTLASTLGADVPFALVGGTAIGTGRGDRLSPALATGQFHWVLALPDGELSTPRVYSELDRHRERHAADIAPAQVSPTVDSAVLQALRAGEPAMLAEALTNDLQAPAIHLVPEIADVIELGEMNGALAGIVSGSGPTVAFLAADLDSAIDLQIALSASRVRAVRATGPVHGARILGD, translated from the coding sequence ATGGTGGACGCGTGGGACGTCGACGGCGTGCATGTTCGCGCCCCGGGCAAGATCAACGTGTTCATGCGTGTCGGCGCCGTCATGGAGGACGGCTACCACGACGTCGCGACCGCCTATCAGGCCGTCTCCCTCTACGAGGACGTCCGCGCGTACCACGCCGATGACTTCTCGGTGAGCTTCGGCGGCAGCGTCGACACCAGCGGACTGCCGCGGGACGAATCCAATCTGGCGATCAAGGCCGCGCGCCTGCTGGCCAAGAGGACCGGTTACTCCAGTGGTGTCCGGCTGGAGATCGACAAGCACGTTCCCATCGCCGGCGGGATGGGCGGAGGCTCGGCGGACGCCGCCGCCACGCTGGTCGCCTGCGACACGCTCTGGGGCACGGAGCTCGGGCGGGAAGAGCTCCTGACCCTCGCCTCCACGCTGGGTGCCGACGTGCCCTTCGCCCTGGTCGGCGGCACTGCCATCGGCACCGGTCGCGGCGACCGGCTGAGCCCCGCCCTGGCGACGGGCCAGTTCCACTGGGTGCTGGCGCTCCCGGACGGCGAGCTGAGCACACCACGCGTCTACAGCGAGCTCGACCGGCACCGTGAGCGCCACGCGGCCGACATCGCCCCGGCGCAGGTGTCGCCGACCGTCGACTCCGCCGTGCTGCAGGCCCTCCGCGCCGGTGAACCGGCCATGCTCGCGGAGGCTCTGACGAACGACCTGCAGGCTCCGGCCATCCACCTCGTGCCCGAGATCGCCGATGTCATCGAGCTGGGCGAGATGAACGGGGCTTTGGCCGGAATCGTGTCCGGATCCGGCCCGACCGTCGCCTTCCTGGCGGCCGATCTCGATTCGGCCATCGACCTGCAGATCGCGCTCAGCGCTTCCCGGGTGAGGGCGGTCCGCGCCACCGGGCCGGTGCACGGGGCACGCATCCTCGGCGACTGA
- a CDS encoding helix-turn-helix transcriptional regulator, with protein sequence MTDQERADERPLFGRDRARETMLLVAHRAKERGGAVLVTGEAGMGKTALLADVAQRLDGWTVLRVHADSFESDLAYATVETLVRGLNAQRTGTKRGTDAPIRPPSPGDDPLTVGRLLLDAIDAIDGPVCLIVDDAQWVDEPSARALRFLVRRLAEQSFLFTAAARPQPNSVSGLFDDLASSTTNHARVELTPLTVGDTQELARHILGHPVSRRTATRLTEATQGSPLLLSVLLGQLRDTFAQALHPAGWDLPATAITPLATAIAASLEGAEPSVRAAAELVAVLRDPLPLPVVGTIAQRLGIDVDVPGAVARGLVLAETRDGVVRVEPAHAILADALAGELSLERRVAIHRVASEVLSGHRALRHRVEAADRADPTLVAELLSAALTVSDLGQAEQALSYARSAVDLADGSDAERALLELGLIAMRFRMHERILDLRPAFEATPASPTRDAVLLELRTLSRDLPGALALALEFERRPALTPDERALRSHVAEALPKVLMAMGDFAGVIDHLDAAREHIAASPAPNEVADPALRWLAAPQDDLTRLLGWAINSAAHSRRPDLFGPLTVELDELLVGHESPAAVDALVSRSRVFILSGDIGRARADLARAADLVRRFPSSWTAGFARTMYAHILFLTGEWEDSVTLADTAVALALDETDLSCWPIALWTSALVRAGRGEAEAVEERLRAAAQADPRITGSYDGDLPHLARAELGRALGRPEEQLAAAEQAEAAASRGSTLGWLTYRIDALAALERPAEAREAYERAASSPMWRPYYGSLRWLEGRVLEAEGRTAEALDAYEDAVAEPGAERFPFPRAVAALDAGRLAAAQPGATADGRERARAQLDAAAETFRRLGAAGYLARCVRLLDETAVATSAVDPLATLTTRERQVAHALAAGMTNKEIAERLYVSVTTVNFHVRNILSKLGLRSRRDLRTLSRRRPVKS encoded by the coding sequence GTGACTGACCAGGAACGGGCCGACGAGCGGCCCCTGTTCGGACGGGACCGTGCCCGCGAGACGATGCTCCTGGTCGCGCACCGCGCCAAGGAGCGCGGCGGGGCGGTGCTCGTCACCGGCGAGGCCGGCATGGGCAAGACGGCGCTGCTCGCCGATGTCGCCCAGCGGCTCGACGGCTGGACGGTGCTGCGGGTGCACGCCGACTCGTTCGAGTCCGACCTCGCCTACGCGACCGTGGAGACCCTCGTCCGCGGCCTCAACGCCCAGCGGACCGGCACGAAGCGGGGAACGGATGCCCCCATCCGCCCGCCGTCGCCCGGCGACGACCCGCTGACGGTCGGCCGGCTGCTGCTCGACGCCATCGACGCGATCGACGGGCCGGTGTGCCTCATCGTCGACGACGCGCAGTGGGTGGACGAGCCGTCCGCACGGGCTCTCCGCTTCCTGGTGCGACGGCTCGCGGAGCAGTCGTTCCTGTTCACGGCGGCCGCGCGGCCGCAGCCGAACAGCGTCAGCGGCCTGTTCGACGACCTGGCCTCCAGCACCACGAACCACGCCCGCGTCGAGCTCACACCGCTGACCGTCGGCGACACGCAGGAGCTCGCCCGCCACATCCTCGGGCACCCCGTCTCACGCCGCACCGCGACGCGTCTGACCGAGGCGACGCAGGGGTCGCCGCTGCTGCTCAGCGTGCTCCTCGGCCAGCTGCGCGACACCTTCGCCCAGGCGCTGCACCCGGCTGGATGGGACCTCCCGGCCACCGCGATCACGCCGCTCGCCACCGCGATCGCCGCCTCCCTGGAGGGTGCCGAGCCGTCCGTGCGCGCGGCGGCGGAGCTCGTCGCGGTGCTCCGCGATCCCCTTCCGCTGCCGGTCGTCGGCACCATCGCGCAGCGCCTCGGGATCGACGTGGATGTGCCCGGTGCGGTCGCCCGCGGGCTCGTCCTCGCCGAGACGCGCGACGGGGTGGTCCGCGTCGAGCCGGCGCACGCCATCCTCGCCGACGCCCTCGCGGGCGAGCTGTCGCTGGAGAGGCGCGTCGCCATCCACCGCGTCGCCTCCGAGGTGCTCTCCGGTCACCGGGCGCTGCGGCACCGGGTCGAGGCTGCCGACCGCGCCGACCCGACCCTGGTCGCCGAGCTGCTCTCCGCCGCGCTCACGGTGTCCGACCTCGGGCAGGCGGAGCAGGCGCTCAGCTACGCCCGGTCGGCCGTCGACCTCGCGGACGGCAGCGACGCGGAGCGCGCGCTGCTCGAACTCGGGCTCATCGCCATGCGGTTCCGGATGCACGAGCGCATCCTGGACCTCCGGCCCGCCTTCGAGGCGACCCCGGCGTCGCCCACGCGGGACGCCGTCCTGCTGGAACTGCGGACCCTCTCACGCGACCTCCCGGGCGCGCTCGCGTTGGCGCTCGAGTTCGAGCGGCGGCCCGCTCTCACCCCGGACGAGCGGGCCCTCCGCTCCCACGTGGCCGAGGCACTCCCCAAGGTGCTCATGGCGATGGGCGATTTCGCCGGCGTGATCGACCACCTCGACGCCGCACGGGAGCACATCGCCGCCTCCCCCGCGCCGAACGAGGTCGCCGATCCGGCCCTCCGCTGGCTGGCCGCGCCGCAGGACGACCTGACGCGTCTGCTCGGCTGGGCGATCAACTCGGCCGCGCACTCTCGCCGGCCCGACCTGTTCGGTCCGCTCACCGTCGAACTCGACGAGCTGCTCGTCGGGCACGAGTCGCCCGCAGCGGTGGATGCGCTGGTCAGCCGCTCACGCGTCTTCATCCTCAGCGGCGACATCGGCCGCGCACGTGCCGACCTGGCGCGCGCGGCGGACCTGGTGCGGCGCTTCCCCTCCAGCTGGACGGCCGGATTCGCACGCACGATGTACGCGCACATCCTCTTTCTCACCGGCGAATGGGAGGACTCCGTCACCCTCGCGGACACGGCCGTCGCGCTCGCGCTCGACGAGACCGATCTGTCCTGCTGGCCGATCGCCCTGTGGACCTCAGCTCTGGTGCGCGCCGGCCGCGGCGAGGCGGAGGCGGTCGAGGAGCGGCTCCGCGCCGCCGCGCAGGCCGACCCGCGCATCACCGGATCGTACGACGGCGACCTGCCGCATCTCGCGCGTGCGGAGCTCGGGCGCGCCCTGGGCCGGCCCGAGGAGCAGCTGGCGGCCGCCGAGCAGGCGGAGGCTGCCGCCTCCCGCGGCTCCACGCTCGGCTGGCTGACGTACCGGATCGACGCCCTCGCGGCCCTGGAGCGGCCCGCGGAGGCACGGGAGGCGTACGAGCGGGCGGCGTCGTCGCCGATGTGGCGGCCGTACTACGGCTCGCTGCGATGGCTGGAGGGGCGGGTGCTCGAAGCCGAGGGGCGCACCGCCGAGGCGCTCGACGCCTACGAAGACGCGGTCGCCGAGCCCGGCGCGGAGCGCTTCCCCTTCCCCCGCGCGGTCGCTGCCCTGGACGCCGGACGGCTCGCCGCCGCGCAGCCGGGCGCCACGGCCGACGGCAGAGAGCGGGCGCGGGCGCAGCTGGATGCGGCGGCCGAGACCTTCCGCCGCCTCGGTGCAGCGGGATACCTCGCCCGCTGTGTGCGTCTGCTCGATGAGACGGCGGTCGCGACCTCGGCCGTCGACCCGCTCGCAACGCTCACGACGCGGGAGCGGCAGGTGGCGCACGCGCTCGCCGCGGGGATGACGAACAAGGAGATCGCGGAGCGCCTCTACGTGTCCGTGACGACCGTCAACTTCCACGTCCGCAACATCCTCTCGAAGCTCGGACTGCGCTCGCGCCGGGACCTCCGCACGCTGTCGCGGAGGAGACCCGTCAAGTCTTGA
- a CDS encoding ABC-F family ATP-binding cassette domain-containing protein has translation MSAVAETKRQNLMRKELAWLRRGAPARTSKPKFRMDAAATLIADEPPPRDTVELTTLATSRLGKDVVDLIDVSVSYPPKTVLRDVEWRIAPGERTGILGVNGAGKSTLLGLVAGTVKPDSGTVKRGKTVRIATLTQQLAELDDVQDERVSAVVAGKRTTYLAGGKEVTPGQLLERLGFSNAQLSTPVKDLSGGQKRRLQLLLILLDEPNVLILDEPTNDLDTDMLAAMEDLLDSWPGTLLVVSHDRYLLERVTDQQYAVLDGRLRHLPGGVDEYLRLRRAQGAVGAAASDAVSSVASTPTTPVTPALSGAALRAAEKELSALDRRLAKVGDQVAAKHEELARHDQSDYQGLGRLTDELRTLEGEIADLETRWLELSEQLEG, from the coding sequence ATGTCCGCGGTCGCGGAGACGAAGCGGCAGAACCTCATGCGTAAGGAGCTGGCGTGGCTGCGTCGCGGCGCTCCGGCGCGCACCTCGAAGCCGAAGTTCCGGATGGATGCGGCCGCCACGCTGATCGCCGACGAACCGCCGCCCCGCGACACCGTCGAGCTGACGACGCTGGCCACCTCCCGCCTCGGCAAGGACGTGGTCGACCTGATCGACGTCTCGGTCTCGTACCCGCCGAAGACGGTGCTGCGCGACGTCGAGTGGCGCATCGCCCCCGGCGAGCGCACGGGCATCCTCGGCGTCAACGGAGCGGGCAAGTCGACACTGCTCGGGCTTGTCGCCGGAACGGTGAAGCCGGACTCCGGAACCGTGAAGCGCGGCAAGACGGTGCGCATCGCCACCCTCACCCAGCAGCTCGCCGAGCTCGACGACGTGCAGGACGAGCGGGTCTCCGCGGTCGTGGCGGGCAAGCGGACCACCTACCTCGCCGGCGGCAAGGAGGTCACCCCGGGCCAGCTGCTGGAGCGTCTCGGCTTCTCGAACGCCCAGCTCTCCACCCCGGTGAAGGATCTGTCGGGCGGCCAGAAGCGCCGGTTGCAGTTGCTCCTCATCCTGCTCGACGAGCCGAACGTGCTCATCCTCGACGAGCCGACCAACGACCTCGACACGGACATGCTGGCCGCGATGGAGGACCTCCTCGACTCGTGGCCGGGGACGCTGCTGGTCGTCTCCCACGACAGGTACCTGCTCGAGCGCGTCACCGACCAGCAGTACGCCGTACTCGACGGCCGCCTGCGGCACCTTCCCGGCGGCGTGGACGAGTACCTGCGTCTGCGCCGCGCACAGGGCGCGGTCGGGGCCGCGGCCTCCGATGCTGTCTCGAGCGTCGCATCCACACCGACGACGCCCGTCACCCCCGCGCTTTCCGGCGCCGCACTCCGCGCCGCCGAGAAGGAGCTGTCGGCGCTCGACCGCCGGCTCGCCAAGGTGGGCGACCAGGTCGCGGCCAAGCACGAGGAGCTGGCGCGGCACGATCAGAGCGACTACCAGGGCCTCGGCCGGCTCACCGACGAGCTCCGGACGCTGGAGGGCGAGATCGCCGACCTGGAGACCCGCTGGCTGGAACTCTCGGAGCAGCTGGAGGGCTGA
- a CDS encoding Abi family protein, whose translation MHKPFLSLHEQVELLDQRGLDVGDAQQAAHALHRLNYYRVSGYGREFQVAPSRGDDDYDAGASLERILGLMDRDARLRLLLTEALIEIEIGVRSRFAHEAGRVHGSHAFYLESAAYLDSTPDLGSHIAKIRRELLRPQLRTVARYRSGDDLSRVPIWVAIEVVTFGALAKMVWYLDPPLAAQRTADAAGLQRTGFGSSIHSFAVLRNVCAHHGQLWHRSFDVMFATLPKEKKREPRHEPSSVYSGIVVAKRFLKGMNRLPDWSERVSALLDEDAEFRAGILQPAPR comes from the coding sequence GTGCACAAGCCGTTCCTCTCCCTCCATGAGCAGGTTGAGCTCCTCGATCAGCGTGGACTGGATGTGGGTGACGCTCAGCAAGCCGCACACGCGCTTCATCGCCTCAATTACTACCGCGTGAGCGGATATGGGCGAGAGTTCCAGGTCGCGCCCTCGCGGGGAGACGACGACTACGACGCCGGAGCGTCGCTTGAGCGCATTCTTGGATTGATGGACCGCGATGCCCGCCTCCGGCTCTTGCTGACGGAAGCGCTGATAGAAATCGAAATCGGAGTCCGTTCCCGCTTCGCGCACGAGGCGGGACGCGTGCACGGTTCGCACGCGTTCTATCTCGAGTCGGCCGCCTATCTGGACAGCACTCCAGACCTGGGAAGCCACATCGCAAAGATCAGACGAGAACTGCTTCGGCCTCAACTCCGCACCGTCGCACGTTACCGCTCGGGGGATGACCTTTCGCGGGTTCCCATCTGGGTCGCTATCGAGGTGGTCACTTTCGGCGCGCTCGCCAAGATGGTGTGGTATCTGGATCCACCGCTCGCCGCGCAGCGCACAGCAGACGCCGCTGGTCTGCAGCGTACGGGGTTCGGGTCCAGCATCCACAGCTTTGCTGTCCTGCGGAACGTGTGTGCACATCATGGGCAGTTGTGGCATCGCTCCTTCGACGTCATGTTCGCGACGCTTCCGAAAGAGAAGAAGCGAGAACCTCGCCACGAACCGTCGAGCGTCTATAGCGGCATCGTCGTCGCGAAGCGTTTCCTCAAGGGCATGAACCGGCTGCCGGATTGGTCGGAGCGGGTGTCTGCGCTTCTCGACGAAGACGCCGAGTTCCGCGCCGGGATACTGCAGCCAGCGCCCCGCTGA